Proteins encoded within one genomic window of Setaria italica strain Yugu1 chromosome IV, Setaria_italica_v2.0, whole genome shotgun sequence:
- the LOC101768533 gene encoding nuclear poly(A) polymerase 4 isoform X1 — protein sequence MAGGSDAPKQYGITKPLSLLGPVEADLQRTAELEKFLVEAGLYESPEESAKREEVLGKLDQIVKDWVKQLTSQRGYTDQMVEEANAVLFTFGSYRLGVHGPGADIDTLCVGPSYVNREEDFFIILHEILAQTEDVTELQPVPDAHVPVMKFKFHGISIDLLYASVSLLVVPADLDISQGSVLYDIDEATVRSLNGCRVADQILRLVPNIENFCTALRCLKYWAKRRGVYSNVTGFLGGVNWALLVARVCQLYPNAVPSMLVSRFFRVFTQWRWPNPVMLCSIEEDELGFPVWDPRKNPRDKCHHMPIITPAYPCMNSSYNVSTSTLRVMMEQFQFGNKICQEIEMNKASWSALFEPFQFFEAYKNYLQVDIIAEDDEDLRLWKGWVESRLRQLTLKIERDTYGMLQCHPYPHEYADPSRQSAHCAFFMGLSRKEGVKIQEGQQFDIRGTVEEFRHEINSYMFWKPGMELAVSHVRRKQIPAYVFPEGYKRPRPSRHVNHQQQSNKNDSEDGTATRSPDSQLKRKHDSAGTDDAEPVRSAKRSSVSPVHPKTFPESGNAGFETTCNNQIRRASSDASGGSQASPQASERSPEPVASGPRCASMGAVCSGDATSKHGIPLVESCATPTVAVCTTLKRVAEKVVSELVGSERLGSTNSAELLESMEKDVLAENVHFGGNGVAQGGLPEELEPNHRIEVGF from the exons ATGGCGGGCGGCTCCGATGCCCCGAAGCAGTACGGAATAACGAAGCCGTTATCGCTGCTTGGGCCGGTGGAGGCGGATCTCCAGAGGACGGCGGAGTTAGAGAAG TTCTTGGTTGAGGCGGGCCTATATGAGAGCCCCGAGGAGTCTGCTAAGCGGGAGGAGGTGCTGGGGAAGCTTGACCAg ATTGTTAAAGACTGGGTGAAGCAATTGACTAGTCAGAGAGGATATACTGATCAAATGGTTGAAGAGGCAAATGCTGTTCTTTTCACCTTTGGCTCATACCGTCTAGGG GTTCATGGACCTGGGGCCGATATTGATACTCTTTGTGTAGGACCTTCATATGTGAATCGTGAG GAAGATTTTTTCATCATACTGCATGAGATATTAGCACAAACAGAGGATGTGACCGAGCTGCAACCTGTACCGGATGCACATGTCCCTGTTATGAAATTTAAGTTCCATGGAATATCAATTGACCTTCTTTATGCTAGTGTCTCCCTCTTAGTAGTACCAGCT GACTTGGATATCTCTCAAGGATCAGTACTTTATGATATTGATGAAGCAACTGTCCGTAGCCTTAATGGGTGCAGAGTAGCGGACCAAATTCTTAGACTTGTTCCAAATATTGAG AATTTCTGCACGGCATTAAGATGTTTAAAATACTGGGCAAAAAGAAGAGGTGTTTACTCAAAT GTTACTGGTTTTCTTGGTGGTGTCAACTGGGCTTTGCTGGTTGCACGTGTCTGCCAGCTCTATCCTAATGCTGTGCCAAGTATGTTGGTCTCGCGATTCTTTAGGGTTTTTACCCAGTGGCGGTGGCCAAATCCAGTTATGCTTTGTTCCATTGAGGAGGATGAACTTGGTTTCCCCGTTTGGGATCCACGCAAAAATCCTCGAGATAAATGTCATCATATGCCCATTATAACCCCTGCATACCCGTGCATGAACTCTAGCTATAATGTTTCGACAAGCACGCTGAGGGTTATGATGGAGCAATTTCAGTTTGGTAATAAAATTTGCCAG GAAATTGAAATGAATAAGGCAAGCTGGTCAGCTCTTTTTGAGCCTTTTCAATTTTTCGAAGCATACAAGAATTATCTACAGGTTGACATCATTGCTGAAGATGATGAAGACCTTAGACTTTGGAAGGGATGGGTGGAATCTCGACTGCGGCAACTAACTCTAAAG ATTGAACGTGATACATATGGAATGCTGCAGTGTCATCCTTACCCACATGAGTATGCAGACCCTTCTAGACAGTCTGCCCATTGTGCTTTCTTCATGGGCTTATCAAGGAAAGAAGGTGTGAAAATACAGGAAGGTCAACAGTTTGATATTCGTGGAACGGTAGAGGAGTTTAGGCATGAAATTAACTCTTATATGTTCTGGAAGCCTGGGATGGAGTTAGCTGTTTCTCATGttcggaggaagcagatccCAGCTTATGTATTTCCAGAGGGTTATAAGAGACCTCGCCCTTCGAGACATGTCAACCATCAGCAGCAGTCTAATAAAAATGATTCTGAAGATGGCACAGCGACGAGATCTCCGGACAGTCAGCTGAAGAGAAAGCATGATTCTGCTGGAACTGATGATGCTGAACCTGTCAGGTCTGCCAAGAGGTCATCAGTCAGCCCAGTTCATCCTAAAACTTTTCCAGAATCTGGGAATGCTGGTTTTGAGACAACATGTAACAACCAAATTAGAAGGGCTTCAAGCGATGCGAGTGGTGGTAGCCAGGCATCACCACAGGCATCTGAGAGAAGCCCAGAACCTGTTGCGTCTGGCCCCAGGTGTGCGTCAATGGGGGCAGTGTGTTCTGGTGATGCAACTAGTAAGCATGGTATTCCTCTTGTTGAGAGCTGCGCCACTCCAACTGTAGCAGTATGCACAACTTTAAAGCGGGTAGCTGAGAAAGTTGTGTCAGAGCTAGTTGGAAGTGAAAGGTTGGGAAGCACCAATAGTGCTGAGTTACTGGAGAGTATGGAAAAAGATGTTCTTGCTGAAAATGTGCATTTTGGTGGGAATGGAGTCGCACAAGGTGGCCTTCCTGAAGAGTTAGAG CCAAACCATAGGATTGAAGTCGGTTTTTAA
- the LOC101768533 gene encoding nuclear poly(A) polymerase 4 isoform X3: MAGGSDAPKQYGITKPLSLLGPVEADLQRTAELEKFLVEAGLYESPEESAKREEVLGKLDQIVKDWVKQLTSQRGYTDQMVEEANAVLFTFGSYRLGVHGPGADIDTLCVGPSYVNREEDFFIILHEILAQTEDVTELQPVPDAHVPVMKFKFHGISIDLLYASVSLLVVPADLDISQGSVLYDIDEATVRSLNGCRVADQILRLVPNIENFCTALRCLKYWAKRRGVYSNVTGFLGGVNWALLVARVCQLYPNAVPSMLVSRFFRVFTQWRWPNPVMLCSIEEDELGFPVWDPRKNPRDKCHHMPIITPAYPCMNSSYNVSTSTLRVMMEQFQFGNKICQEIEMNKASWSALFEPFQFFEAYKNYLQVDIIAEDDEDLRLWKGWVESRLRQLTLKIERDTYGMLQCHPYPHEYADPSRQSAHCAFFMGLSRKEGVKIQEGQQFDIRGTVEEFRHEINSYMFWKPGMELAVSHVRRKQIPAYVFPEGYKRPRPSRHVNHQQQSNKNDSEDGTATRSPDSQLKRKHDSAGTDDAEPVRSAKRSSVSPVHPKTFPESGNAGFETTCNNQIRRASSDASGGSQASPQASERSPEPVASGPRCASMGAVCSGDATSKHGIPLVESCATPTVAVCTTLKRVAEKVVSELVGSERLGSTNSAELLESMEKDVLAENVHFGGNGVAQGGLPEELEV, from the exons ATGGCGGGCGGCTCCGATGCCCCGAAGCAGTACGGAATAACGAAGCCGTTATCGCTGCTTGGGCCGGTGGAGGCGGATCTCCAGAGGACGGCGGAGTTAGAGAAG TTCTTGGTTGAGGCGGGCCTATATGAGAGCCCCGAGGAGTCTGCTAAGCGGGAGGAGGTGCTGGGGAAGCTTGACCAg ATTGTTAAAGACTGGGTGAAGCAATTGACTAGTCAGAGAGGATATACTGATCAAATGGTTGAAGAGGCAAATGCTGTTCTTTTCACCTTTGGCTCATACCGTCTAGGG GTTCATGGACCTGGGGCCGATATTGATACTCTTTGTGTAGGACCTTCATATGTGAATCGTGAG GAAGATTTTTTCATCATACTGCATGAGATATTAGCACAAACAGAGGATGTGACCGAGCTGCAACCTGTACCGGATGCACATGTCCCTGTTATGAAATTTAAGTTCCATGGAATATCAATTGACCTTCTTTATGCTAGTGTCTCCCTCTTAGTAGTACCAGCT GACTTGGATATCTCTCAAGGATCAGTACTTTATGATATTGATGAAGCAACTGTCCGTAGCCTTAATGGGTGCAGAGTAGCGGACCAAATTCTTAGACTTGTTCCAAATATTGAG AATTTCTGCACGGCATTAAGATGTTTAAAATACTGGGCAAAAAGAAGAGGTGTTTACTCAAAT GTTACTGGTTTTCTTGGTGGTGTCAACTGGGCTTTGCTGGTTGCACGTGTCTGCCAGCTCTATCCTAATGCTGTGCCAAGTATGTTGGTCTCGCGATTCTTTAGGGTTTTTACCCAGTGGCGGTGGCCAAATCCAGTTATGCTTTGTTCCATTGAGGAGGATGAACTTGGTTTCCCCGTTTGGGATCCACGCAAAAATCCTCGAGATAAATGTCATCATATGCCCATTATAACCCCTGCATACCCGTGCATGAACTCTAGCTATAATGTTTCGACAAGCACGCTGAGGGTTATGATGGAGCAATTTCAGTTTGGTAATAAAATTTGCCAG GAAATTGAAATGAATAAGGCAAGCTGGTCAGCTCTTTTTGAGCCTTTTCAATTTTTCGAAGCATACAAGAATTATCTACAGGTTGACATCATTGCTGAAGATGATGAAGACCTTAGACTTTGGAAGGGATGGGTGGAATCTCGACTGCGGCAACTAACTCTAAAG ATTGAACGTGATACATATGGAATGCTGCAGTGTCATCCTTACCCACATGAGTATGCAGACCCTTCTAGACAGTCTGCCCATTGTGCTTTCTTCATGGGCTTATCAAGGAAAGAAGGTGTGAAAATACAGGAAGGTCAACAGTTTGATATTCGTGGAACGGTAGAGGAGTTTAGGCATGAAATTAACTCTTATATGTTCTGGAAGCCTGGGATGGAGTTAGCTGTTTCTCATGttcggaggaagcagatccCAGCTTATGTATTTCCAGAGGGTTATAAGAGACCTCGCCCTTCGAGACATGTCAACCATCAGCAGCAGTCTAATAAAAATGATTCTGAAGATGGCACAGCGACGAGATCTCCGGACAGTCAGCTGAAGAGAAAGCATGATTCTGCTGGAACTGATGATGCTGAACCTGTCAGGTCTGCCAAGAGGTCATCAGTCAGCCCAGTTCATCCTAAAACTTTTCCAGAATCTGGGAATGCTGGTTTTGAGACAACATGTAACAACCAAATTAGAAGGGCTTCAAGCGATGCGAGTGGTGGTAGCCAGGCATCACCACAGGCATCTGAGAGAAGCCCAGAACCTGTTGCGTCTGGCCCCAGGTGTGCGTCAATGGGGGCAGTGTGTTCTGGTGATGCAACTAGTAAGCATGGTATTCCTCTTGTTGAGAGCTGCGCCACTCCAACTGTAGCAGTATGCACAACTTTAAAGCGGGTAGCTGAGAAAGTTGTGTCAGAGCTAGTTGGAAGTGAAAGGTTGGGAAGCACCAATAGTGCTGAGTTACTGGAGAGTATGGAAAAAGATGTTCTTGCTGAAAATGTGCATTTTGGTGGGAATGGAGTCGCACAAGGTGGCCTTCCTGAAGAGTTAGAG GTATGA
- the LOC101768533 gene encoding nuclear poly(A) polymerase 4 isoform X2 gives MAGGSDAPKQYGITKPLSLLGPVEADLQRTAELEKFLVEAGLYESPEESAKREEVLGKLDQIVKDWVKQLTSQRGYTDQMVEEANAVLFTFGSYRLGVHGPGADIDTLCVGPSYVNREEDFFIILHEILAQTEDVTELQPVPDAHVPVMKFKFHGISIDLLYASVSLLVVPADLDISQGSVLYDIDEATVRSLNGCRVADQILRLVPNIENFCTALRCLKYWAKRRGVYSNVTGFLGGVNWALLVARVCQLYPNAVPSMLVSRFFRVFTQWRWPNPVMLCSIEEDELGFPVWDPRKNPRDKCHHMPIITPAYPCMNSSYNVSTSTLRVMMEQFQFGNKICQEIEMNKASWSALFEPFQFFEAYKNYLQVDIIAEDDEDLRLWKGWVESRLRQLTLKIERDTYGMLQCHPYPHEYADPSRQSAHCAFFMGLSRKEGVKIQEGQQFDIRGTVEEFRHEINSYMFWKPGMELAVSHVRRKQIPAYVFPEGYKRPRPSRHVNHQQQSNKNDSEDGTATRSPDSQLKRKHDSAGTDDAEPVRSAKRSSVSPVHPKTFPESGNAGFETTCNNQIRRASSDASGGSQASPQASERSPEPVASGPRCASMGAVCSGDATSKHGIPLVESCATPTVAVCTTLKRVAEKVVSELVGSERLGSTNSAELLESMEKDVLAENVHFGGNGVAQGGLPEELEMMQV, from the exons ATGGCGGGCGGCTCCGATGCCCCGAAGCAGTACGGAATAACGAAGCCGTTATCGCTGCTTGGGCCGGTGGAGGCGGATCTCCAGAGGACGGCGGAGTTAGAGAAG TTCTTGGTTGAGGCGGGCCTATATGAGAGCCCCGAGGAGTCTGCTAAGCGGGAGGAGGTGCTGGGGAAGCTTGACCAg ATTGTTAAAGACTGGGTGAAGCAATTGACTAGTCAGAGAGGATATACTGATCAAATGGTTGAAGAGGCAAATGCTGTTCTTTTCACCTTTGGCTCATACCGTCTAGGG GTTCATGGACCTGGGGCCGATATTGATACTCTTTGTGTAGGACCTTCATATGTGAATCGTGAG GAAGATTTTTTCATCATACTGCATGAGATATTAGCACAAACAGAGGATGTGACCGAGCTGCAACCTGTACCGGATGCACATGTCCCTGTTATGAAATTTAAGTTCCATGGAATATCAATTGACCTTCTTTATGCTAGTGTCTCCCTCTTAGTAGTACCAGCT GACTTGGATATCTCTCAAGGATCAGTACTTTATGATATTGATGAAGCAACTGTCCGTAGCCTTAATGGGTGCAGAGTAGCGGACCAAATTCTTAGACTTGTTCCAAATATTGAG AATTTCTGCACGGCATTAAGATGTTTAAAATACTGGGCAAAAAGAAGAGGTGTTTACTCAAAT GTTACTGGTTTTCTTGGTGGTGTCAACTGGGCTTTGCTGGTTGCACGTGTCTGCCAGCTCTATCCTAATGCTGTGCCAAGTATGTTGGTCTCGCGATTCTTTAGGGTTTTTACCCAGTGGCGGTGGCCAAATCCAGTTATGCTTTGTTCCATTGAGGAGGATGAACTTGGTTTCCCCGTTTGGGATCCACGCAAAAATCCTCGAGATAAATGTCATCATATGCCCATTATAACCCCTGCATACCCGTGCATGAACTCTAGCTATAATGTTTCGACAAGCACGCTGAGGGTTATGATGGAGCAATTTCAGTTTGGTAATAAAATTTGCCAG GAAATTGAAATGAATAAGGCAAGCTGGTCAGCTCTTTTTGAGCCTTTTCAATTTTTCGAAGCATACAAGAATTATCTACAGGTTGACATCATTGCTGAAGATGATGAAGACCTTAGACTTTGGAAGGGATGGGTGGAATCTCGACTGCGGCAACTAACTCTAAAG ATTGAACGTGATACATATGGAATGCTGCAGTGTCATCCTTACCCACATGAGTATGCAGACCCTTCTAGACAGTCTGCCCATTGTGCTTTCTTCATGGGCTTATCAAGGAAAGAAGGTGTGAAAATACAGGAAGGTCAACAGTTTGATATTCGTGGAACGGTAGAGGAGTTTAGGCATGAAATTAACTCTTATATGTTCTGGAAGCCTGGGATGGAGTTAGCTGTTTCTCATGttcggaggaagcagatccCAGCTTATGTATTTCCAGAGGGTTATAAGAGACCTCGCCCTTCGAGACATGTCAACCATCAGCAGCAGTCTAATAAAAATGATTCTGAAGATGGCACAGCGACGAGATCTCCGGACAGTCAGCTGAAGAGAAAGCATGATTCTGCTGGAACTGATGATGCTGAACCTGTCAGGTCTGCCAAGAGGTCATCAGTCAGCCCAGTTCATCCTAAAACTTTTCCAGAATCTGGGAATGCTGGTTTTGAGACAACATGTAACAACCAAATTAGAAGGGCTTCAAGCGATGCGAGTGGTGGTAGCCAGGCATCACCACAGGCATCTGAGAGAAGCCCAGAACCTGTTGCGTCTGGCCCCAGGTGTGCGTCAATGGGGGCAGTGTGTTCTGGTGATGCAACTAGTAAGCATGGTATTCCTCTTGTTGAGAGCTGCGCCACTCCAACTGTAGCAGTATGCACAACTTTAAAGCGGGTAGCTGAGAAAGTTGTGTCAGAGCTAGTTGGAAGTGAAAGGTTGGGAAGCACCAATAGTGCTGAGTTACTGGAGAGTATGGAAAAAGATGTTCTTGCTGAAAATGTGCATTTTGGTGGGAATGGAGTCGCACAAGGTGGCCTTCCTGAAGAGTTAGAG ATGATGCAGGTATGA